From the Carya illinoinensis cultivar Pawnee chromosome 4, C.illinoinensisPawnee_v1, whole genome shotgun sequence genome, one window contains:
- the LOC122307497 gene encoding nicotianamine aminotransferase 1-like: MENGSERWHVRVNERLNKTSETTIRGTLAKINRNLNKDDPRPTVPLGHGDPSTFPCFRTTPVAEDAIVDAVRSAKFNSYVPSVGILPARRAIADYLSRDLPYALSSDDVYLALGCSQAIEVILTVLACPGANILLPRPGYPCYEARAEYLQLEVRHFDLNPKKGWEVDLESVEALADENTAAIVIINPGNPCGSVYTHQHLKEIAETATKLGILVIADEVYHHLTFGRNPFVPMGAFGSIVPVITLGSISKRWLVPGWRLGWLVTCDPNGILRKLGVVECITGCMEMASDPTTFIQGAIPHILEKSGEDFFSKTIDTLRVAAYTCYDRIKEIPSIICQNRPEGSMFVMVRLDISSLEDINDDAEFCLKLAKEESVIVLPGAAVGMRNWLRITFAIDRSALEDGLQRIKAFCQRHAKKK, from the exons ATGGAAAACGGGTCTGAGAGATGGCATGTTAGGGTGAACGAAAGGCTGAACAAGACGTCGGAAACCACCATACGAGGCACTCTCGCGAAGATAAACAGAAATCTTAACAAAGATGATCCAAGGCCAACTGTGCCTCTCGGCCATGGCGACCCCTCCACGTTTCCCTGCTTCCGAACTACCCCCGTAGCTGAAGATGCAATTGTTGATGCCGTCCGCTCCGCTAAGTTTAACTCTTATGTACCCAGTGTTGGTATTCTGCCGGCAAGGAG GGCTATAGCAGATTATCTGTCTCGTGATCTTCCATACGCATTGTCATCAGATGATGTTTATCTCGCACTGGGATGCAGTCAAGCAATTGAGGTAATACTGACAGTCCTAGCCTGCCCGGGTGCCAACATTCTGCTTCCAAGACCCGGTTACCCATGCTATGAGGCTCGTGCGGAATATCTGCAACTCGAAGTCCGTCATTTTGACCTTAATCCAAAAAAGGGTTGGGAGGTTGATCTTGAGAGTGTTGAAGCCCTTGCTGATGAGAATACCGCTGCCATTGTCATCATAAACCCCGGCAATCCTTGTGGAAGTGTCTATACACACCAACATTTGAAGGAG ATTGCAGAGACAGCAACAAAGCTGGGCATTCTGGTGATTGCGGATGAAGTTTATCACCACCTCACATTTGGAAGAAACCCATTTGTGCCAATGGGTGCATTTGGATCAATCGTGCCTGTCATCACTCTGGGGTCTATATCAAAGAGATGGCTAGTACCAGGTTGGCGGCTTGGTTGGCTAGTGACATGTGATCCAAATGGCATCCTTCGAAAATTGGGG GTTGTAGAATGCATTACGGGTTGTATGGAGATGGCATCTGATCCGACAACATTTATTCAG GGTGCTATTCCACATATCCTTGAAAAATCTGGGGaggatttcttttcaaaaactaTTGATACCCTTAGGGTTGCTGCATACACATGTTATGATAGAATTAAGGAAATCCCTTCCATTATTTGCCAAAACAGACCAGAGGGATCCATGTTCGTGATG GTGAGGCTAGATATCTCATCATTGGAAGACATTAATGATGATGCAGAGTTTTGTCTCAAGCTGGCTAAAGAGGAATCAGTTATTGTTTTACCAG ggGCCGCTGTTGGAATGAGAAATTGGTTGCGCATAACTTTCGCAATTGATCGTTCAGCTCTTGAAGATGGACTCCAGAGAATTAAAGCCTTTTGTCAAAGGCATGCCAAGAAAAAATAA